One Dysidea avara chromosome 8, odDysAvar1.4, whole genome shotgun sequence genomic window, CTAACCAACTACTATAAGCAGTCAAAaaagtagtgtagtgtagttgtGTTAGCTTAGTTGTAGTACATAATAGTTAGTTGTAGAATAGTAGCTGTATTACTTTATCTGTGTTTTGACTATTGTATCTGCATACCCATAATACATTTTACCTAGTTTCATCCACTTTTGAAAGGTACATAATTTCAATCCAAAAATGGATGGAATGACACATTTCTCCTATGTAATGAGCAAAATGAGTAAACATTTTAGATTGTTCTATATAGTCATCCACTTTTGGGTGATGAAATAATCATCCAAATTTGGTAATCCACTTCTGGATGATAATTTAGCCATAAAATTTATCAACCAAATCTGAATTAGTTCTTCATTTTTAGAAAACAGTAAGCTATATGCATGCTATGTACCCATATAACTCCTTTTCCATTAATACTGTTTGCTTGCATTCAACTATGGACTCAAAGAACATGCCAGAACACTTTTGGAAATAATAGGTGGTAAAAAAGAAACAAGAATAATTTCAGAATAACATGACTTCCAAAAATcttacagtgtggtagtactgtatagaggagatttgggctttcttgcccaaccaaAACCAGTTTTCCTTCTTAACAGCTTGAAAGTATTGTTTACTATATTTAAGCCCAAAAATGCTCTGAGAGCTAGAGCAATCCCAAACCAactttccaacaagtttctatggaatttttaaaatttccatttaactgaattttctactgatcaaccagctgactaactaactgatgccttcagctaaACACAGCTCTACTATGATTAATGCTACGTgtctgatttcttcactgtttgacatcacttcagccccttttgcagcagctacagtgcatgcatcatggccTTACCACTGTCCTCCCATTCTTTCTTCACTCTTAACCGTGTAGGTGTTGTATAGTTGCCGTACATATGTAGGGAAGAATGGCTCTGCCAACTACTGTGAGTGTACATAATACATCAAATCAGTGAATCATCCAAAAGTGAATGACTGGAacaatccaaatttggatgactATTTTATGGTAAAAGTATCACTCAAAAAGGAACAATCCAAATTTGGGTTGTGAATGACTAAATTTGGATAATTGCTTACTATATAATGCATCACTATTATACTGCATGTAGGAGAATTTGCATCATTTTGGTTAACATCTTCCAGAAGTGGGTCCACCATTTCCTTCCATTTTTGGAAGTGGAACATACCTAAAAAATGTTGCACACTTTAGCACAGTAAGAAAAATAAAGCACCCATTTTCTCTTTGAACGTTAACTTTagatggtattattattataataatatcatTTAGTTCTAATAATCTTTTGGGTGACGTTTCTTCTTGTGGGgcatgtgatcagtaggagatgatagttcacatttagttagtCAATGGAGCAAACCCAGAACTATCATTTCCTGCATATCACATACAACAgaggaatgtgtagtatgtgcacaagtgttacagctgtactATTTCCTAACATGGCATAGCATTATCCCTTCTTGTTTACCTTGCCAGCATGATTGACTCAGGTCAAAGGCCTTACCCTTATGTACTTACGTATCAGATGTGTAGCATTGTTGCAAGATGAGATCTTCAGTTATATATATACTGGGACAGGGATACAGCTAGGGTGCTGCTGGGATTGAATGGAAGGACTTTTGGTAAAATAATAATGCAGAAATGCAGCTCTTGCTGCTTACTTCTGGGTTACACTTGTTATGGCATAATACTTTCCATCTAAGCTCCAAAGTAGCTGCTATATCCTTGTTCTAATGCTTGGAATTTTCCTTTCGTCACTGTACAGATGAACCTGAAGGGATACATGTGATTTATTTGTTTTCAACCATTAGTGTTATCTCATgattataaaatacaaataatAAATGCATTAGAGCACATCATATGCTATTCATTATGCTTGCTTCACTTACACACTACACAAGCTAGACAATAACACTGTCATGATCAGCTCTTCAGTTCTCTAATGTAAAATTGTAAACACTTGCTAGCTAAGGTAATGGCAGCTCTCAAATGTCCAGCCACCCTCTGGGTTATTTTTCTGGATCAGCACCTGggtctttgttctttatagttTAGAAGAGTTTAATGCTGAAATTGTCCTATCAGAatatagttgactgttctattagagtattgtgatttttagcagctttcaGTAGTTTTGCCTAACTTTTACcccctcttgttgattcctagaagagagTAACTCTTTCCTTATGGCTCTTTCCATATTTTAGTTGCCCATATGTGcttaagatgcaattgcatctgactgtagcttctactagcTCTCTAGCAAGCACATACAGTAGTGTGCAGTTACGCACAAGTGTAGAGTGCTACATGTATAATTAAGTATGAAATAACTCTCCGAAAACTTTAATATTGGATAACCCATAAAACTCCACCTAGATGTAAATGCACATCACTGTGTGTTTGCATGTTTGCATGTTATCCACAAGCTACCCAGAAATTGTTGAATTCAGACAATGATTAATCAGTTTAATCTTACAAGACAAGTATTTTGCTCAACTTAAGTACAttagtttgtacataaaataGTGTTGCATGTTGTGACTGCTGTCTTTGTAGCCTAAAACAGCAACTTGATCCTTGAGAATCGTGCATAGTTAATGTATATCTGTCAAATAAATATCCATTGCAGCCCATCTATGTGCAGTTACAAAAGTTGGTAGTGTTGTACTTATATCACTCATTCTTTAACTTATCCATCAAAGTCTTCTGATGCTTTAGTACTGATTCAACTTGACGTTCCATTTGTTTGATACGATAATGTATGTCTTTCACTTTACTGTCTTCTTGATTTTccctcatttcttcatgttctTCACCTTGAATGTGTGGTGCAAATTGAGCTACGATGAAGTTCCAAAGACTATATGCTCTGTCAGCGATGGAAGCTGATCCCTTAATCTTATAGGACATCGGAATTATTTTTCCTTTCAAACCCCTTGGGATGTTTGGATCCAGCTCAAGAAATAGCTGTATTTTCAATTTTGCTTGATGCAGCAATGCATCTTTTTGTATGTTACCAATACTACCAACTGAAATACCAATGAGCAAGTTGACTAGTGTTATAGTAAGTACCACTGTCAGTACCAGTGCAACGGTGTATGTGGTCTTTGCATATAGCAGTGTACCATTATCTTCTCTCTCTGTAAGTCTTCGAAAATTAAAGCCACGgagtgctgcaataaaagtgTTATAAATAGCCAGTACTGGATCCCTATATTCAGGTTCTTCTCCAATAAGAATGTAAATTATTAGTCCAAATCCAATAATGTAGTACAAGCCAACCAGTAGTGCTTTTGTAATTCTGAACAGTAAGTCGTAGAACATGATAGTGTACAAGCCGAACACATCAAAATAACGAGAGAAAAGATTAAGAGCCACCCAAGCACACAAAAGAGCAACTACAGCAGCCAGCCAACGATTTTCTGGATTGGTGAGGATAAAGATGGCAGTAGAAACTACAGTGCCAAGTTCAACAAATGTATGGAACCAGTGAACAACCTTCCTTTGTCGAATATAGGAGATAAGTTGCAAagctaaaataattatatatgcaaAGTTTACAAAAAGAGTGACACTCGCAATACCTACTTTTCCATCAAGACCACAAGCTTCAAGCCTAAACCCACCAGTGCATTTTATTTCATCCATATCTATATTACCATTTGTACAATTACCAGTCAAATAATCTTGACACCTGGGGGGATCAGAAACGGCTATTAATATGCTTAAAAGAATGGCAAGCACTGCTAGTAAACTAGCTCTAATTTGTATGTACAGTCTGCCATAATTTCTCCATTTTAGATTTAAGAAAGTCAGCAGTAGTGGATGGACAAGAAGACATTTCCGGTTGTGTTGCAGCATGGTTTTTATTACCTTCAATGGGTTAGCATCGTTTTTATCAGAGATTGTAAACAAAAGTTGTAGATAATGTAAAATGAACTGATACCAGTTACGATGGGGATGATAGGCCTTCATGCTATTTTCATCCAGGAGATATTTGAAATCATATTGCTTCCAATAGCAAGGATGTTGTGGATGGAGCTGTGCTGAAGTTATGCTGTGGTCCATCACGGCCTGGGCAACATCTGGAAGTATCTGAACAAGGTGAATCATTGGAGCTGGATGGTTTGGTGAGACTAAATCTAAACACTCTTGCCACCTACCATGGTTTACTGCCACAAGTGCCACGCTACTGTCCTTTTTAAAAAGTGCAATGTCAAGAAAGCTTGCTTGCTGTGCATTATGAGTTATTGGAACTCCATTATCAAGAAGAAGCTTCACAACTGTGGAGTGAccatttgttgcagctgaatgCAAAGCAGTGTTACCATTATTTGTGACTAAATCTTTTTGAAATGGATGCCGCTTTATTAACTTTGCTGCAACATTCAAATGACCCCTGAAACTAGCAAAGTGAAGAGGTGTATAACCATCTACAGTACTAACAATCATGCTACCTCGATCCAACAACATTGAAACTTGTCTTAGGTTTCCATGTTCAGCAGCATCATGGATTGGGATATGTGAAACCTTATCTGGCTTATTAATGAGGTATAAAGCATTTGGAACCTCAAGAATGAGAGCCAACAAATTTGCATTATTTGTAGTAGCTGCTAAGTGGATAATGGTTTTTCCTTTCTTGGTGGATGCAGTAATGTCAATACCTAGGTCTTGTCTGTTCAGGAATTCTTCTGTTGTGTCAAAATGACCCAAACTTACTGCCAGATGGAGTGGCGTATACCCTTCATCATCTGAATCAGAAATTATTGTAGATATATGTGGGTGGTTGAGGATTAATTTGATGGTATCGATTTTATGGTATTTGACTGCAACATGAAGTGCATTTCGACCCTTATTATTCTTGATACTTGGGTCAGCTTTAGTAATCAAAGACTCAATTACCTTAACGTCTCCTCCACTATTAATGGCTATGTGAAGTGGAGTGTTTCCATTACCGTCACCTTTGTTGACATCAGCTCCACTTTTGAGAAGAGCCTTAGCAGCCTCTGAGCGACCAAACATGGCTGCTTTGTGTAAAGCTGTCTGCTCATCGTCATCATCTGCATCAATGTCACAACCTTTACTTACCAAGAACTCAATGATCTCTGCTCTGTTTTCTTTAGCTGCATGATGAAGGAGAGTAAAACCACGCTGACTCTTGTTGCACAGTTTTGTATAGTCCTTTATCTGCTGCAATTCACTGAGTTTTCCTTGGGCTGCTAGCTCTTCCAATGTAGGTTGTGTTACTTTTTTTAAACGTACTTGTAACTTCATTACAATGTGACCCCTCTTCTATTGCAAGAGCATCAGTAGACTTGCTGATTTCATCCATGGTACACTCAGCACTAACATGTTAAAAGTATTGGTCTTATTTGGCATTgatgacaataatattatgcactatTATAGTACTAGttatacactgtatacagtagaaCTGTGGACAATTTGGGACCCAGAAATTTTGTTTCACATTTGCTGCAATATAGAGTTTTCCTCTTTCTTCAGAGGTAAACATGTATGGAGCAACACCTTTTTGGAATTAAAAAAAACTCTGTCAGTGTCTTTATTGAGGAGGTTTTTCTactgtgtccttaattcagggaaGGTCCATGGCCACTGTATACTACACAAAGTATCCTCTATGTAAAATACTAACCTGTTGATACATCTGATGCTGACATGTACAACTGGTGAAATACAACTTAAACTAAATGGCTACAGGATGCCTTACATTTTATTAGGGTGAAGCAGTATAAATGTCTTACAGTCACACAACGGCAAACAAATTTGTTTTGGTTTTTATAATTACATTTTCCTGGAATACCCTTCCTATAATACAGGAAAACATCACACTCATAAGGTTTCTGTAAATTCCCTTACATTAGTTTGCAATTCTATGACTTGCACCTATGTATAATAGACAATAGAGTCAGTGTGCAATCACGAGATCTAGTTTGTAAGTACTAGATTAAAGGTATACGTAGCTGGATATGCTACACTGAACTGCGGTGTGCTAGAGATAGCTATGCCATCAGAAGTCTGCAATTAAAAGTCAGGAAATTCAATGTGAGATTTTAATTAGCTGTAATGactaaatattatgtacatgtgtttggcTACACATTAATTCAGTTTTGCACATACTTAGTATGTACATAATCAGTTTTGCTGGTATGATATTTCAGACCCATGTGTGTGATCATTGTTTTTTCTCAGTATTAACAAAGCCCTTGGAGGTGTATCACATTAATATACAGTTACAGTGAAATGAGTAAGTacataagtaagtaagtaaacaTGACTTAATATCTCTATGTCGTCTCACATAAATCAGGATAGGGTAGAGAATTCCATTCAGGGATCATCTTGGGGAAAATGAAATTGAGATATATTCCTGTTTTGGCTTGACAGTGAGAGAATTTTAGCTCTTAGTGCTTGGAAAAGATGGTGATGGCAGGTAGTAGTGAGGAAAAATTAATCTACCATTCTTCCGTTGATCTTGTAGAGTTGGCCAATTTAACTATGTAATAATGTGCTGATACAATCATGTTTGTCTCTTCACCATGGGTTAACCCTGTGTGCCCATAAATCAGGGATACACTCAGCCCATACCTGTTCATTAACATAATAAGTATAATAACAGTAACACACACTGGTTAATGCCATTTTATTTATTAGACTATCCTACTAAGGACCTGCAAAGAAGTCCACTGAAAGCTTGTATAGCAGGGAGTTGACACTAAAACTCTAGATCTGTTGGACCAGGTGTTGTCTTCAGCTGGTGAGATTCCCATGCAATGATGAC contains:
- the LOC136264366 gene encoding transient receptor potential cation channel subfamily A member 1-like; the encoded protein is MKLQVRLKKVTQPTLEELAAQGKLSELQQIKDYTKLCNKSQRGFTLLHHAAKENRAEIIEFLVSKGCDIDADDDDEQTALHKAAMFGRSEAAKALLKSGADVNKGDGNGNTPLHIAINSGGDVKVIESLITKADPSIKNNKGRNALHVAVKYHKIDTIKLILNHPHISTIISDSDDEGYTPLHLAVSLGHFDTTEEFLNRQDLGIDITASTKKGKTIIHLAATTNNANLLALILEVPNALYLINKPDKVSHIPIHDAAEHGNLRQVSMLLDRGSMIVSTVDGYTPLHFASFRGHLNVAAKLIKRHPFQKDLVTNNGNTALHSAATNGHSTVVKLLLDNGVPITHNAQQASFLDIALFKKDSSVALVAVNHGRWQECLDLVSPNHPAPMIHLVQILPDVAQAVMDHSITSAQLHPQHPCYWKQYDFKYLLDENSMKAYHPHRNWYQFILHYLQLLFTISDKNDANPLKVIKTMLQHNRKCLLVHPLLLTFLNLKWRNYGRLYIQIRASLLAVLAILLSILIAVSDPPRCQDYLTGNCTNGNIDMDEIKCTGGFRLEACGLDGKVGIASVTLFVNFAYIIILALQLISYIRQRKVVHWFHTFVELGTVVSTAIFILTNPENRWLAAVVALLCAWVALNLFSRYFDVFGLYTIMFYDLLFRITKALLVGLYYIIGFGLIIYILIGEEPEYRDPVLAIYNTFIAALRGFNFRRLTEREDNGTLLYAKTTYTVALVLTVVLTITLVNLLIGISVGSIGNIQKDALLHQAKLKIQLFLELDPNIPRGLKGKIIPMSYKIKGSASIADRAYSLWNFIVAQFAPHIQGEEHEEMRENQEDSKVKDIHYRIKQMERQVESVLKHQKTLMDKLKNE